From the genome of Nocardia sp. NBC_01503, one region includes:
- a CDS encoding KasA/KasB family beta-ketoacyl-ACP synthase, with amino-acid sequence MINPFSANGNFPSVVVTSVAATTPIAGDVDASWKGLLNGESGIDVLEDDFITEFDLPVRIGGHLKVSPDTLLSRVEIRRMSYVERLATVLGREVWKNAGSPEVDQLRLGVSIGTGLGGADALIDSVDKMKAGGYRKISPLAVQMIMPNGPAAVVGLELGAKAGVITPVSACSSGAEAIANAWRMIVMGDADMVVTGGVEGFIDAVPIATFSMMRAMSTRNDDPKGASRPFDKDRDGFVFGEAGALMVIETEEHAKARGATIHARLMGAGVTSDGFHLVASDPEGTGIARAMQRAMQTAGLSAQDVSHVNAHATATSIGDISEAKALHKAGVGHASVYAPKSALGHSIGAVGALESVLTVLSIRDGIVPPTLNLDNQDPEIDLDVVHGEARRQDIEYAINNSFAFGGHNVALTFGRY; translated from the coding sequence ATGATCAATCCTTTCAGTGCGAACGGTAACTTTCCCAGTGTCGTCGTCACTAGCGTCGCGGCGACTACGCCGATCGCCGGCGACGTCGATGCGAGCTGGAAGGGCCTGCTCAACGGCGAGAGCGGCATCGACGTTCTTGAGGACGACTTCATTACCGAGTTCGACCTCCCGGTCCGAATCGGCGGGCATTTAAAGGTTTCGCCGGACACGCTGCTCAGCCGCGTGGAGATCCGCCGCATGTCGTATGTGGAGCGACTGGCGACGGTGCTGGGTCGCGAGGTGTGGAAGAACGCCGGTTCCCCGGAGGTTGACCAGCTGCGTCTGGGTGTGTCGATCGGCACGGGTCTCGGTGGCGCAGACGCGCTCATCGACTCGGTCGATAAGATGAAAGCCGGTGGCTATCGCAAGATTTCGCCGCTCGCCGTACAGATGATCATGCCGAACGGTCCAGCGGCGGTGGTCGGGTTGGAACTCGGTGCGAAGGCCGGGGTGATCACTCCGGTCTCGGCATGTTCATCCGGAGCAGAGGCCATCGCCAATGCCTGGCGCATGATCGTCATGGGTGACGCCGACATGGTCGTCACCGGTGGCGTCGAAGGCTTCATCGACGCCGTACCGATCGCGACCTTCTCGATGATGCGCGCCATGAGCACACGCAACGATGACCCGAAGGGCGCCTCGCGTCCCTTCGACAAGGATCGCGACGGCTTCGTCTTCGGTGAAGCCGGTGCCCTCATGGTCATCGAGACCGAGGAGCACGCCAAGGCTCGCGGCGCCACCATCCACGCCCGCCTCATGGGCGCGGGCGTCACCTCGGATGGCTTCCATCTGGTGGCGTCGGATCCGGAGGGGACCGGCATCGCGCGTGCAATGCAGCGGGCGATGCAGACTGCGGGCTTGTCTGCACAGGATGTCTCGCATGTGAACGCGCACGCGACTGCCACCTCCATAGGTGATATCTCCGAGGCGAAGGCACTACACAAAGCGGGTGTCGGCCACGCCTCGGTCTACGCGCCCAAGTCGGCCCTGGGTCACTCGATCGGCGCCGTCGGCGCCCTCGAGTCGGTACTGACTGTCCTGAGCATTCGGGACGGCATCGTCCCCCCGACGCTGAACCTCGATAACCAGGATCCGGAGATCGACCTCGATGTCGTGCACGGCGAAGCTCGCCGTCAGGACATCGAGTACGCGATCAATAACTCCTTCGCTTTCGGTGGGCACAATGTCGCGCTGACCTTCGGCCGGTACTGA
- the acpM gene encoding meromycolate extension acyl carrier protein AcpM yields MAATEEEIVSGIAEIVEEVTGIEASEVTLGKSFIEDLYIDSLSLVEIAVQLEDKYSVKIPDEDLTTLRTVGDAVAYVQRLEVENAGLAAELKAKYIEGHAE; encoded by the coding sequence ATGGCTGCCACAGAAGAAGAGATCGTCTCCGGTATCGCAGAGATCGTGGAGGAGGTGACCGGTATCGAGGCATCCGAGGTAACCCTCGGGAAATCGTTCATCGAGGACCTGTATATCGACTCGCTGTCGCTGGTGGAGATCGCGGTGCAGCTCGAGGACAAGTACAGCGTCAAGATCCCCGACGAGGATTTGACCACGCTGCGGACCGTCGGTGACGCGGTGGCGTACGTGCAGCGCCTGGAGGTCGAGAACGCCGGGCTCGCAGCGGAATTGAAGGCCAAGTACATCGAAGGTCACGCGGAATGA
- a CDS encoding GlxA family transcriptional regulator: protein MRSVAVLAVDDVVPFDMAVPLEIFGRAQREDGTSCYEVQVCGEKSDVSSRFFGISSVGNLEFLEEEADIVVVPGSLSYRAAPSDRMKDALHRAHERGARVASICLGAFTLAAVGLLDGQRATTHWMAAAELAADYPDIDVDPAVLFVDNESVLTSAGAAAGLDLCLHMVRRDYGSAVAADTARLSVMPLTRDGGQAQFIAESPRSEADYKSINPTLEWAESMLSGKITVSDLAARAGVSNRTLIRRFSEQVRMSPNEWLQMARVRKSQELLETTNLTIDCIADQVGFTSVAALRIAFRKTVGLAPHAYRKAFV, encoded by the coding sequence ATGAGGTCTGTTGCGGTGCTCGCAGTCGATGACGTAGTTCCCTTCGATATGGCGGTTCCGCTTGAGATCTTCGGCCGGGCCCAGCGAGAGGACGGAACCTCGTGTTACGAAGTGCAGGTATGCGGGGAGAAGTCCGATGTTTCGTCCCGGTTCTTCGGGATTTCCTCGGTCGGGAACTTGGAGTTCCTGGAGGAGGAAGCCGACATCGTCGTGGTCCCCGGATCACTGAGTTATCGTGCGGCGCCGTCGGATCGGATGAAGGATGCGCTGCATCGCGCCCATGAACGCGGTGCTCGTGTGGCCTCGATCTGCCTGGGCGCATTTACGCTGGCGGCTGTGGGGCTGCTCGATGGGCAGCGAGCTACCACCCATTGGATGGCGGCGGCCGAGCTGGCCGCCGACTATCCGGATATCGATGTGGATCCCGCAGTTCTGTTCGTAGACAACGAGAGTGTGCTGACCTCGGCCGGCGCCGCAGCAGGCCTCGACCTGTGCCTGCATATGGTTCGCCGCGACTACGGCTCGGCGGTCGCGGCGGATACCGCCCGCCTTTCGGTAATGCCGCTCACCCGAGATGGCGGGCAGGCTCAGTTCATTGCGGAGAGTCCTCGATCGGAGGCGGATTACAAATCGATCAATCCGACACTGGAATGGGCGGAGTCGATGCTGTCCGGCAAGATCACCGTATCCGATCTCGCGGCACGAGCGGGTGTCAGTAATCGCACCTTGATTCGCCGATTCAGTGAGCAGGTTCGGATGAGTCCCAATGAATGGCTGCAGATGGCTCGGGTCAGGAAAAGTCAGGAACTGCTCGAGACAACCAACCTGACCATCGATTGCATCGCGGATCAGGTTGGGTTCACATCGGTAGCGGCGCTTCGGATTGCGTTCCGAAAGACGGTAGGGCTCGCTCCCCATGCCTATCGGAAAGCGTTCGTCTGA
- a CDS encoding NAD(P)/FAD-dependent oxidoreductase, producing the protein MATSITDLAPEYDVVIMGGGPAGSTLAAMLCRETDLKVAVFDKEIFPREHIGESGAHPLVPVLQASGALEKVMASECWIQKYGGIYQWDTERPFVGFFDHSDYLADGVYRWSMHVNRAEFDTVLLDHAEDSGAHVFQGVRVSKFVSGKEISTVVLEDGTEIRAGFFIDASGRANQVAARGAEREKEWLSDYRNIAIWSHFRNCVPAQRAEGDWNVFRDNNLSPIYAVAFEHGWVWYIPTPRLVDGVRETVWSIGIVTNPESLIRVNLRDPEIFRKTIQSIPVLKELIVDAEPVRDEMLTATNYSRVSDCFGSYDDRWMAIGDASYFVDPLFSSGMSFAVTQAWAAALVLRKTFDPGLDERAKRDLWRDYDVEWRAMAETWALSIDQWYHEISRSHPDSPYWSAQGRRVGLDNATEGTFQALLNTALVPDLVNIMTKGSRDPRDLAVEGPYLRALSAADAVDLESADLVELSPDARIRSGLGADIPGFKGMSPPFEIPLEARQGLANYWRDPIANPDDAPSPLNDTVPCDRIYSATDAKIEVRCLERDGGQGLWDALQGGPVRWSELAPSLTVLQGRALKRLIRAGLAIVRTEAAGGVN; encoded by the coding sequence TGTGCCGGGAAACCGATCTGAAGGTCGCGGTCTTCGACAAGGAGATCTTCCCTCGTGAGCACATCGGTGAGTCGGGTGCGCACCCTCTGGTGCCCGTGTTGCAGGCCAGCGGAGCGTTGGAAAAGGTGATGGCCAGCGAGTGCTGGATCCAGAAGTACGGCGGTATCTACCAGTGGGACACCGAGCGTCCGTTCGTCGGCTTCTTCGATCATTCCGATTACCTGGCGGATGGCGTGTATCGGTGGTCGATGCACGTGAACCGTGCGGAGTTCGATACGGTCCTGCTCGATCATGCCGAAGACAGTGGGGCACACGTCTTCCAAGGCGTGCGGGTATCCAAATTCGTTTCTGGCAAGGAGATTTCGACGGTCGTACTCGAGGACGGCACCGAGATTCGCGCCGGGTTCTTCATCGACGCCTCTGGGCGGGCGAACCAGGTCGCCGCTCGTGGCGCGGAGCGGGAGAAGGAGTGGCTGTCGGATTATCGGAACATCGCGATCTGGTCGCACTTCCGGAACTGCGTGCCGGCGCAGCGTGCCGAGGGAGACTGGAATGTATTTCGGGACAACAACTTGTCGCCAATCTACGCCGTGGCGTTCGAGCACGGCTGGGTCTGGTACATTCCGACGCCGCGCCTGGTCGACGGCGTTCGTGAAACGGTGTGGTCGATCGGTATCGTCACCAATCCCGAATCGCTTATCCGGGTGAACCTTCGGGACCCCGAGATCTTCCGGAAGACGATTCAATCGATCCCGGTGCTGAAGGAACTCATCGTCGATGCAGAGCCGGTGCGCGATGAAATGCTCACCGCCACAAACTATTCCCGGGTGAGCGATTGCTTCGGCTCCTACGATGACCGGTGGATGGCCATCGGCGACGCCTCCTACTTCGTAGATCCGCTGTTCTCGTCCGGGATGTCGTTCGCGGTGACCCAGGCGTGGGCGGCAGCGCTGGTGTTGCGCAAGACGTTTGACCCCGGCCTGGATGAGCGGGCCAAACGGGACCTCTGGCGCGATTACGATGTCGAGTGGCGCGCGATGGCCGAGACCTGGGCGCTGAGCATCGACCAGTGGTACCACGAGATTTCGCGGTCTCACCCGGACAGTCCGTATTGGAGCGCTCAGGGGCGCAGGGTCGGGCTCGACAACGCCACCGAGGGAACGTTCCAGGCCCTGCTCAACACCGCCCTGGTCCCGGATCTGGTCAATATCATGACCAAGGGCAGCCGTGACCCTCGTGACCTCGCTGTGGAAGGCCCGTACCTCAGGGCACTCTCGGCAGCGGATGCGGTGGATCTGGAATCGGCTGACCTGGTGGAACTTTCACCCGATGCGCGAATCCGATCCGGCCTGGGCGCCGATATTCCGGGGTTCAAGGGTATGTCTCCGCCCTTCGAGATCCCACTCGAGGCGCGCCAGGGTCTCGCGAACTACTGGCGAGACCCGATCGCCAACCCCGACGATGCTCCCTCGCCGCTGAACGACACGGTTCCGTGCGATCGGATCTACTCTGCGACTGATGCCAAGATCGAAGTGCGATGCCTGGAACGTGATGGTGGACAGGGGCTTTGGGACGCGCTGCAGGGTGGGCCGGTCCGATGGTCCGAACTCGCGCCGTCGCTGACGGTGCTGCAAGGACGGGCCTTGAAGCGGCTTATCCGTGCCGGACTCGCAATCGTCCGAACAGAGGCTGCAGGTGGTGTGAACTAG